In a single window of the Candidatus Eisenbacteria bacterium genome:
- a CDS encoding metal-dependent transcriptional regulator — translation MEIWKRFNDKELTHSMAHYLQAVAGLKHEKGHARVGDIADRLGVSKSGVTSMLRSLSSRGLVTHEPYGCVELTDAGHRLARRTESNRHVLTMFFTSILRVPQEIAYEDACMIEHLVGPESMIQFLRLTAFIGSDHPAANRFRTAFREYQHRCAGKEAHKECPVCKEGRCLAETFPGLAGPPEEGALE, via the coding sequence GTGGAAATCTGGAAACGGTTCAACGACAAAGAATTGACGCATTCCATGGCGCACTATCTGCAGGCCGTGGCCGGCCTTAAACACGAAAAAGGCCACGCCCGCGTGGGGGACATCGCCGATCGGCTCGGCGTTTCGAAGAGCGGGGTCACCTCGATGCTTCGCTCCCTCTCATCGCGCGGACTGGTAACCCACGAGCCCTACGGCTGCGTCGAGCTTACCGACGCCGGGCACCGACTGGCCCGGCGCACGGAATCCAATCGCCACGTGCTCACGATGTTTTTTACGAGCATCCTACGCGTTCCGCAAGAGATCGCCTACGAGGACGCGTGCATGATCGAGCATCTCGTGGGTCCCGAATCGATGATCCAGTTCCTGCGTCTGACCGCCTTCATCGGCTCCGACCACCCCGCCGCGAACAGGTTCCGGACCGCGTTCCGCGAGTACCAGCATCGATGCGCGGGCAAAGAAGCCCACAAGGAGTGCCCGGTCTGCAAGGAAGGACGCTGCCTCGCGGAAACCTTCCCGGGGCTCGCCGGCCCGCCGGAGGAGGGGGCGCTCGAGTGA